In Hymenobacter gelipurpurascens, one DNA window encodes the following:
- a CDS encoding DUF547 domain-containing protein produces MTNALRKLFRLSLPYLSLATCILSAAGAYGTGQHRPAPSVTLSAAAFDHSAFDRLLKKHVNEKGLVNYKGFRADAKAFDQYLAQLSSTPPAASWSKPEQMAYWINAYNAYTIRLILNHYPVKSIKDIGSRIKIPFVTTPWASEFFSIGGKKMSLDAIEHGTLRKKYDDPRIHFALVCASISCPRLRNEAYTAAKLDSQLDDQGRDFLNNPAKNNISKTSAQLSRYFDWYKGDWNESGQSVVKWVNRYANTKMSPDAKITFLDYNWNLNEQ; encoded by the coding sequence ATGACCAACGCACTACGCAAACTTTTCCGGTTGTCCCTGCCCTACCTGAGCCTGGCCACTTGCATACTCTCCGCAGCCGGTGCCTACGGCACGGGGCAGCACCGCCCAGCGCCCTCGGTAACGCTGAGTGCGGCAGCCTTCGACCACAGCGCTTTTGACCGTCTGCTGAAAAAGCACGTCAATGAAAAGGGCCTCGTCAATTACAAAGGTTTCCGGGCCGATGCCAAGGCGTTCGATCAGTATTTGGCCCAGCTGAGCAGCACCCCACCCGCGGCCTCCTGGAGCAAGCCGGAGCAGATGGCCTATTGGATAAACGCGTACAATGCCTACACCATTCGCCTGATTCTGAACCATTATCCGGTGAAGAGCATCAAGGATATCGGCTCCAGAATCAAGATTCCCTTCGTCACAACGCCCTGGGCGTCCGAGTTCTTCTCGATTGGCGGGAAGAAGATGAGCCTCGATGCTATCGAGCACGGAACTCTCCGCAAGAAATACGACGACCCGCGCATTCATTTTGCCTTGGTTTGCGCTTCCATTTCGTGCCCACGCCTGCGCAACGAGGCCTACACGGCCGCTAAGCTCGACAGCCAGCTCGACGATCAGGGGCGGGACTTCCTGAATAACCCCGCTAAAAACAACATCAGCAAAACCAGCGCCCAGCTTTCCCGGTATTTTGATTGGTACAAAGGCGACTGGAATGAGAGCGGCCAGTCGGTGGTGAAGTGGGTGAACCGGTACGCCAACACGAAGATGAGCCCCGATGCGAAAATCACGTTTCTGGATTACAACTGGAATCTGAACGAGCAGTAA
- a CDS encoding phosphatase PAP2 family protein has product MPLTLLSIWLLDGPLALFVHNQQPMQGFFEGVMSVTDYLGFVTHAASPLGLPWGWLLLPLLFLGSWILRWRHATIWLVVLLAWVGSEGLGNILKLVFNRPRPEVLWLHTAPDAAFWQPLGQYDAFPSGHTASVAGMLLPLAMRFPKLRPWLLVVAGLVGLGRVVLEQHWLSDVVAAVYLAVTLICLFEIGTWWLRPSLRRELVSAAPDAT; this is encoded by the coding sequence GTGCCGCTCACGTTGCTGTCCATCTGGCTGCTTGATGGGCCGCTTGCGTTGTTTGTGCATAACCAGCAACCAATGCAGGGCTTCTTTGAAGGTGTAATGTCGGTCACCGATTATCTCGGGTTTGTTACGCACGCAGCCAGTCCGCTAGGCCTGCCGTGGGGCTGGCTGCTATTGCCGCTACTATTTCTAGGGTCTTGGATACTACGCTGGCGACATGCCACTATCTGGCTGGTGGTGCTGCTGGCTTGGGTGGGCAGTGAGGGCTTGGGCAATATTTTGAAGCTGGTTTTCAACCGGCCGCGGCCCGAGGTACTATGGTTGCACACGGCCCCGGATGCAGCTTTTTGGCAGCCTCTAGGCCAGTACGATGCTTTTCCGTCGGGGCACACCGCCTCCGTGGCAGGCATGCTGTTGCCGCTGGCCATGCGGTTTCCGAAGTTACGGCCCTGGCTGCTCGTTGTGGCAGGATTGGTAGGTTTGGGGCGAGTGGTTTTGGAACAGCATTGGCTCAGCGATGTGGTGGCCGCCGTATATCTGGCAGTGACGCTTATTTGCCTCTTTGAAATCGGGACTTGGTGGCTGCGGCCAAGCCTGCGGCGCGAGTTGGTTTCTGCGGCTCCTGATGCAACTTAG
- a CDS encoding T9SS type A sorting domain-containing protein gives MAQLYKHLKAIFCLVALVFGSYYQARADYPQTDGKIFYVGGTGGSESTISEYGAIGQNWIRSGGTNWHMTYDDTYLYIGLEGVSSATPVFLYFDVIPGGITSATENGAIHLPFAADVAVRIGSDPISSSIQFASQSAGSQAWLAGVAPASADMAALGEIREIKILLSSLPGGKPTSFNWVGYLGAPASNPAPFENPTGIPDYSYYYNVARTGNTAPFQRLSYTLTATSPSIPTGKFYDYTVNKPGPALNLGGGLTIANSFVIRNTTLNTGANTITLESGAIIDEEDKVNAATNGYVIGKVTATSTLNAAGTFPFGNMGLTLQVRSGTTVTTYPGNTLVTRLTGSPFVSGNGNKTVSRFFFIDPSVFNASVGITMTLHYAQSELNALPSGSLSFFKATLPPSITIEGAAFSELGRDRGTGANAGDNTVILSGIELEGIWTLAAKGKPLPVELVQFTGQSEADAVRLRWATATETNNKGFEVQRQTGKGDWKALGFVAGKGSSNLGASYEYLDRSVGAGAAYYRLVQTDYDGKTAYSSVVAIQVSFAKQAALSLYPVPTSSMLHISGSAKESNTVEIYNSKGQRVQHEEVADLQTGISVGNLPAGRYMIRVASEGKAPQSSHFIKD, from the coding sequence ATGGCACAGTTATACAAGCACTTAAAAGCCATATTTTGCTTGGTGGCTCTCGTATTCGGCTCTTACTATCAGGCTAGAGCTGATTATCCTCAAACTGATGGGAAAATATTCTACGTTGGGGGCACAGGAGGATCTGAATCTACTATCAGTGAATATGGCGCCATTGGCCAGAACTGGATTAGAAGCGGAGGCACCAATTGGCACATGACTTATGACGACACCTATTTATACATAGGTTTGGAGGGCGTTAGTAGTGCTACGCCAGTATTCCTCTATTTTGATGTGATTCCCGGTGGTATAACCAGTGCAACCGAAAATGGTGCTATACATTTGCCATTTGCCGCCGATGTAGCCGTTAGGATTGGGAGTGACCCTATAAGCAGCTCTATTCAGTTTGCTTCACAATCTGCAGGTAGTCAGGCATGGCTGGCTGGCGTAGCTCCTGCCTCAGCGGACATGGCAGCCCTTGGGGAGATACGCGAAATAAAGATCTTGTTGTCCAGTCTACCAGGTGGTAAACCAACTTCCTTTAATTGGGTAGGCTATCTAGGTGCTCCTGCCAGCAATCCAGCGCCATTTGAGAACCCCACTGGGATTCCAGACTACTCTTACTATTATAATGTAGCCCGAACAGGCAATACGGCACCGTTTCAGCGCCTGAGCTACACCTTAACAGCTACTTCACCATCCATCCCAACAGGCAAGTTCTATGACTATACAGTCAATAAACCTGGTCCAGCCCTGAATTTGGGGGGCGGGCTCACTATTGCGAACTCCTTTGTTATTCGAAATACAACGCTCAATACGGGCGCGAATACAATTACTCTAGAATCTGGCGCTATCATAGACGAGGAAGACAAAGTGAACGCGGCTACTAACGGCTACGTTATTGGTAAAGTCACCGCTACTTCCACTCTGAACGCTGCTGGCACGTTTCCTTTTGGCAATATGGGCCTGACGCTGCAGGTGCGGTCAGGAACAACAGTCACAACGTACCCAGGAAATACACTTGTGACTCGCTTAACGGGCAGTCCGTTCGTTAGTGGCAACGGCAATAAAACTGTCAGCAGGTTCTTTTTCATCGATCCAAGTGTCTTCAATGCTAGCGTAGGAATAACTATGACACTACACTATGCCCAGTCAGAACTGAATGCACTCCCGTCAGGTAGCCTTTCCTTCTTTAAAGCCACTTTACCACCTTCTATAACTATCGAGGGGGCCGCATTCTCAGAATTGGGCCGTGATAGGGGCACTGGTGCAAATGCTGGCGACAACACCGTGATTTTGAGTGGCATTGAACTGGAGGGCATCTGGACGCTAGCAGCCAAGGGAAAACCGCTGCCAGTAGAACTGGTGCAGTTTACGGGGCAATCAGAGGCAGATGCGGTGCGCCTGCGCTGGGCTACCGCTACCGAAACCAACAACAAAGGCTTTGAAGTACAGCGACAAACAGGTAAGGGTGACTGGAAAGCCCTCGGGTTTGTAGCGGGAAAGGGCTCTTCCAACCTGGGCGCCTCCTATGAGTACCTGGACCGCTCAGTAGGAGCCGGCGCGGCTTATTATCGGCTCGTTCAGACTGATTACGACGGCAAGACGGCCTATTCATCTGTGGTAGCCATACAGGTTAGCTTCGCGAAGCAGGCAGCTCTTTCGCTCTACCCCGTACCTACCAGCAGCATGCTGCACATCAGCGGCTCAGCAAAAGAGAGCAACACCGTGGAGATTTACAACAGCAAGGGCCAGCGCGTGCAGCATGAGGAGGTAGCGGACCTGCAAACCGGCATTTCGGTGGGCAACCTACCCGCTGGCCGCTACATGATACGCGTGGCAAGCGAAGGAAAAGCTCCGCAGAGCAGCCATTTCATCAAAGATTAA
- a CDS encoding MOSC domain-containing protein: MALVLSDLYIYPVKSLGGIRLTEAHISTRGLRHDRRWLIVNERNQFMTQRQTAAMAHLKVEPAFNGFLLRHNQRPDLLPLFVPFEATPEKTLFVTIWDDMVFAWRACPDCDEWLSDALGQPCKLVYMSDMVRRDVEPELNPGNKLVSFADGYPYLLVGKNSLAELNTRLVEPVGMERFRPNLVFSGGEAFEEDTWHEFRIGDAAFRAVRACGRCIFTTIDQKTAQKHPLKEPLRTLASYRTHDGSIMFGQNVTGPASGLLRLGDTVSVSSYK, from the coding sequence ATGGCGCTAGTTCTCTCCGACCTCTACATCTATCCGGTTAAATCCCTGGGCGGTATCCGCCTTACCGAAGCCCACATTAGTACACGCGGCCTGCGCCACGACCGACGCTGGCTGATTGTGAATGAGCGCAATCAGTTTATGACGCAGCGGCAAACCGCCGCCATGGCCCACCTCAAGGTAGAGCCCGCCTTCAACGGCTTTTTACTCCGCCACAACCAGCGCCCCGATCTGCTGCCGCTGTTTGTGCCCTTTGAAGCCACGCCGGAAAAAACCCTGTTCGTGACCATCTGGGATGATATGGTGTTTGCCTGGCGGGCCTGCCCCGATTGCGACGAGTGGCTTTCGGATGCGCTAGGCCAGCCGTGCAAGCTGGTGTATATGTCGGATATGGTGCGGCGCGATGTGGAGCCTGAGTTGAACCCCGGCAACAAGCTGGTGAGCTTCGCCGATGGCTACCCCTATCTGCTGGTGGGCAAGAACTCGCTGGCTGAGCTGAATACGCGGCTGGTGGAGCCCGTAGGCATGGAGCGGTTTCGGCCCAATTTGGTGTTCAGCGGCGGCGAGGCCTTCGAGGAAGACACCTGGCACGAGTTCCGGATTGGCGACGCAGCGTTTCGGGCGGTGCGGGCCTGCGGACGGTGCATATTCACAACCATTGATCAGAAAACGGCCCAGAAACATCCGCTGAAAGAGCCGCTGCGCACCCTGGCGAGCTACCGCACCCACGATGGCAGTATCATGTTCGGGCAGAATGTAACGGGGCCAGCCAGCGGCCTGCTGCGCCTCGGCGATACTGTTTCGGTAAGCAGCTACAAATAG
- a CDS encoding cation:proton antiporter: MSTPLLIVLIGFIIFLGHYLAQLFQRTRVPDVVGLLVVGMLLGPVFHLIDPAAFGRAGRVFTNLVLVFILFESGLEVRFEQLRSALRGTISLTTINFVVTTLVVAALAQWLTDLDFLSSVILGSILGGTSSAVVTTLARQVNILPQTATTLVMESAFSDVYTLAIPIALISFYAGASFNVATLLSQLLVALVGAVLAGVGSGYLWLVLLNRVPTLLKTRFSTPAFAFILYGLVELLQFSGPIAVLFFGIAVGNLPLLRRGWLQRVLPARPAELTTVEKDFFAEIVFLLRTFFFVYVGLSIVLDDGYLIALGVGMAVVLFVVRIPVVLAAADRDTPQFDMAMMSIMIPKGLGAAVLATLPAQRGLPGGGTIQTITFAVIVATTVLSTALFFLLEKRRILRFYQLFFGTHRPLDAESATSSEVA; the protein is encoded by the coding sequence ATGTCTACGCCGCTACTGATTGTGCTAATCGGCTTTATCATCTTCCTAGGCCACTACCTAGCGCAGCTTTTCCAGCGCACCCGCGTGCCCGATGTGGTAGGCCTATTGGTGGTGGGTATGCTGCTGGGGCCGGTATTTCACCTCATCGATCCGGCGGCATTCGGGCGTGCAGGGCGCGTATTTACCAACCTCGTGCTGGTATTTATCTTATTTGAAAGCGGGCTGGAAGTTCGGTTTGAGCAGCTTCGCTCCGCTCTGCGGGGCACTATCTCGCTGACCACCATCAACTTTGTAGTCACTACTCTGGTAGTAGCCGCCCTGGCTCAGTGGCTGACTGATCTGGACTTTCTCAGCTCCGTTATTCTGGGCTCCATCCTGGGCGGCACTTCCTCGGCCGTCGTCACAACGCTGGCCCGGCAGGTAAATATTCTGCCCCAAACGGCCACCACCCTCGTGATGGAATCGGCCTTCAGCGACGTGTACACGCTGGCCATTCCTATTGCCCTGATCAGTTTTTATGCGGGGGCTTCTTTCAATGTGGCCACGCTCCTGAGCCAGCTGTTGGTAGCTCTGGTAGGGGCAGTGCTGGCCGGTGTTGGGAGCGGCTACTTGTGGCTGGTACTCCTGAACCGGGTGCCTACGCTGCTCAAAACCCGGTTTTCTACTCCGGCCTTCGCCTTTATCCTCTATGGCTTGGTAGAGTTGCTCCAGTTTAGTGGGCCGATTGCGGTGCTGTTCTTCGGTATTGCGGTCGGCAACCTGCCCTTGCTGCGCCGTGGCTGGCTGCAGCGCGTGCTGCCGGCCCGGCCCGCAGAGCTCACGACTGTAGAGAAGGACTTCTTTGCGGAAATTGTGTTTCTGCTGCGCACGTTCTTTTTCGTGTATGTAGGCCTGTCCATCGTGCTCGATGATGGCTATCTGATTGCGCTGGGCGTGGGTATGGCGGTGGTGCTGTTTGTGGTGCGCATTCCGGTGGTGCTGGCTGCCGCCGACCGCGACACGCCCCAGTTCGATATGGCCATGATGAGCATTATGATTCCCAAAGGACTGGGCGCCGCTGTACTGGCTACTCTGCCCGCCCAGCGCGGCCTGCCGGGTGGCGGCACCATCCAAACCATCACGTTCGCCGTGATTGTGGCCACCACGGTACTCAGCACAGCCTTGTTCTTTCTGCTGGAAAAGCGCCGAATACTGAGGTTCTACCAACTCTTCTTCGGCACGCATCGCCCCCTCGATGCCGAAAGCGCAACGTCCTCCGAAGTGGCCTAG
- a CDS encoding PIG-L family deacetylase codes for MRFRSFRAALLLAVLPLLPAVPAAAQAPKLYSSSEILLGLKKLNVLGSVLYMAAHPDDENTRLIAYMANGRLLETGYLSCTRGDGGQNLIGPELREQLGVIRTQELLAARRIDGGKQFFTRANDFGFSKTSDETFTIWDKEQVLSDMVWVIRQRRPDVLITRFPPDTRAGHGHHAASAILAAEAFDAAGDPKRFPEQLKYVQPWQPKRLLWNTGSFFVKQGEDMSGYLKVDAGGYNPLLGQSYGEIAARSRSQHRSQGFGSSATRGEALEYLQYVKGDKPKSDPFEGVDMTWNRVPGGATVGKLIDEVIRKYDPANPSASVAGLLKVRAAIKLLGGSGKRPFDVSLAWDVAKHYEVEELIKACLGLYTEVTVDMPAVSNDARFPYRLEVINRSSIPITISRISSTDFGGDTVLNQIVKPFQSVSIKRQGTFANKQQNSEWINNSQPYWLRQPNSIGMYTVESQLERGKAESASPYVYLTGEVAGEKFSDIVEIRYKHTDPVLGESYQPLAIVPPVAVNIGGRAYVFADNSPKTIPVTLRAGKAGVKGSVALTLPKGWKSEPASFNFDIASKDAEQTVQFRVQPGAGAVEGKTEVRAVATVEGQQYSRGYQAIEYSHIPTQILFPEAVAPLVKLDLKRKGQEIGYLMGAGDEVPDALRQIGYNVTLLKPEDITDQNLRRFDAVVLGVRAYNTLDRLKTLQPTLLRYVENGGNMVVQYVVNRGTVLPQIGPYPLTLSNDRVTVENAAITFLNPSQPLLNTPNKITAKDFEGWVQEQGLYYPSAWDAKYKTVFSSHDPNETAKESAILVADYGKGHYIYTGLSLFRELPAGVPGAYRLLTNMVSLGK; via the coding sequence ATGCGCTTTCGCTCTTTTCGGGCCGCCCTGTTGCTGGCGGTTCTACCATTGCTCCCCGCCGTTCCGGCCGCCGCTCAGGCTCCTAAATTGTATTCTTCTTCGGAAATTCTGCTGGGCCTCAAGAAGCTCAACGTGCTGGGCTCGGTGCTCTACATGGCCGCCCACCCCGACGATGAAAACACCCGCCTGATTGCCTACATGGCCAATGGCCGCCTGTTGGAAACCGGCTACCTCAGCTGCACCCGCGGCGACGGCGGCCAGAACCTCATCGGCCCGGAGCTGCGCGAGCAGCTCGGCGTCATCCGGACGCAGGAACTGCTGGCCGCCCGCCGCATTGATGGGGGCAAGCAGTTCTTCACACGCGCCAACGACTTCGGCTTCTCGAAAACCTCCGACGAGACCTTCACTATCTGGGATAAGGAGCAGGTGCTCTCCGATATGGTGTGGGTGATCCGGCAGCGCCGGCCCGATGTGCTCATCACGCGCTTCCCGCCTGATACCCGCGCCGGCCACGGCCACCACGCCGCCAGCGCCATCCTGGCCGCCGAAGCATTTGATGCCGCCGGTGACCCCAAGCGCTTCCCCGAGCAACTGAAATACGTGCAGCCCTGGCAACCCAAGCGCCTGCTCTGGAACACCGGCAGCTTCTTCGTAAAGCAGGGCGAGGATATGAGTGGCTACCTGAAAGTGGATGCCGGTGGCTATAACCCATTGCTAGGCCAGAGCTACGGCGAAATTGCCGCCCGCAGCCGTTCCCAACACAGAAGCCAAGGGTTCGGATCATCAGCAACACGTGGCGAGGCCCTAGAATATCTGCAATACGTGAAAGGTGACAAGCCCAAGTCCGACCCTTTCGAGGGTGTTGATATGACCTGGAACCGCGTGCCCGGCGGCGCGACTGTGGGCAAGCTGATTGACGAGGTTATTCGCAAGTACGACCCGGCAAATCCATCGGCGAGTGTAGCAGGGCTGTTGAAAGTGCGGGCAGCTATTAAGTTATTGGGGGGAAGTGGTAAAAGACCGTTTGATGTTTCTTTGGCGTGGGATGTGGCGAAACACTATGAGGTAGAAGAATTAATTAAGGCGTGCCTAGGCCTTTACACGGAAGTAACAGTTGATATGCCTGCTGTGTCTAATGACGCAAGATTTCCTTATCGGCTGGAAGTAATAAATCGATCAAGCATCCCTATTACTATAAGTCGGATTTCAAGTACCGATTTCGGTGGTGACACTGTCTTGAATCAAATAGTCAAGCCATTTCAATCAGTTTCAATCAAGCGGCAAGGGACATTTGCAAATAAGCAGCAAAACTCAGAATGGATTAACAACTCACAACCCTATTGGCTGAGGCAGCCCAATAGTATAGGAATGTACACAGTTGAAAGCCAGCTTGAACGGGGAAAAGCGGAAAGTGCTAGTCCTTACGTATACCTCACTGGTGAAGTCGCCGGTGAAAAGTTTAGTGATATAGTTGAAATCCGCTACAAGCATACTGACCCTGTGCTTGGCGAATCATATCAGCCTCTTGCCATAGTGCCGCCCGTGGCTGTGAACATCGGCGGAAGGGCATACGTCTTCGCCGATAATTCACCTAAAACCATTCCAGTGACCTTGCGCGCTGGAAAGGCGGGCGTGAAAGGCTCGGTGGCTCTCACATTGCCGAAAGGCTGGAAATCGGAGCCGGCCAGCTTCAACTTCGATATTGCCTCCAAGGACGCTGAGCAAACTGTGCAGTTCCGGGTGCAGCCTGGTGCGGGCGCGGTGGAGGGCAAAACCGAGGTGCGGGCCGTGGCAACTGTGGAGGGCCAGCAGTACTCACGTGGCTACCAGGCCATCGAGTACAGCCATATCCCGACCCAGATCCTTTTCCCCGAAGCCGTAGCTCCGCTGGTTAAGCTGGACCTCAAGCGCAAAGGCCAGGAAATCGGCTACCTCATGGGTGCGGGCGACGAGGTGCCCGACGCGCTGCGCCAGATCGGCTACAACGTAACACTGCTAAAGCCCGAAGACATTACAGACCAAAACCTGCGCCGCTTCGATGCCGTGGTGCTGGGCGTGCGGGCCTACAACACCCTCGACCGCCTCAAGACTCTGCAGCCCACTCTGCTGCGCTACGTAGAAAACGGCGGCAACATGGTGGTGCAGTACGTGGTGAACCGCGGCACCGTACTACCGCAAATCGGTCCGTACCCGCTCACACTCAGCAACGACCGGGTAACGGTGGAAAACGCCGCTATCACGTTCCTCAACCCCAGCCAGCCATTGTTGAACACGCCCAACAAAATCACCGCCAAGGATTTTGAAGGCTGGGTGCAAGAGCAGGGCCTCTACTATCCGAGCGCCTGGGATGCCAAGTACAAAACCGTCTTCAGCTCCCACGACCCCAACGAAACCGCCAAGGAAAGCGCCATCCTCGTCGCCGACTACGGCAAAGGCCATTACATCTACACGGGCCTCTCGCTGTTTCGGGAGCTCCCAGCGGGCGTACCCGGTGCCTACCGTCTGCTCACCAACATGGTGTCGCTGGGTAAGTAG
- a CDS encoding S8 family peptidase — protein sequence MSIPLSFRLRLAALGLLLPTLASAQTVTAPAPPSAVTLAGPQWYLLDPQKDGVMGVSALRAYAELLQGRTSTPVTVAIIDAGIDTAHTDLKRLLWRNTKEIAGNGQDDDQNGYVDDVHGWSFLGGPDGRNVDIDTYEDTRVLARLQPRFQGKTRATVPAAQRADYDLYLKAKKTYDEKVKENTQRLKEIGEAYTENQQGAEAVKQALKVSSLDTATLHHPPTQDPELLAVTNGLYQNLKQAGYPSLEAVLAEIKEALTDTKNQLDYSLNLKFDPRGVVQDHPNDVKERRYGNKDLYGPEPSHGTHVAGIIGADRTNALGILGLADNVRLMAVRAVPNGDERDKDVANAIRYAVDNGASIINMSFGKYYSPQRPVVEEAIRYAGTKGVLLVHSAGNESKNMDQETQYPAPVFRNGQRIPNMITVGASARQNNADLVAEFSNYGRHAVDVFAPGNQIYSTVPGSLYANKSGTSMAAPVVTGIAAVLKSYFPTLTATQLKSIILQSAQPTHTQVHQPGTKKLLDFRELSGTGGIVNLYRAVELAQRQTAQ from the coding sequence ATGTCCATTCCCCTCTCTTTCCGGTTGCGCCTTGCGGCGCTAGGCCTGTTGCTCCCTACTCTGGCTTCGGCCCAGACGGTTACCGCACCTGCTCCCCCATCGGCCGTAACTCTTGCCGGCCCACAGTGGTATTTGCTTGATCCGCAGAAGGATGGCGTGATGGGTGTGAGTGCCCTGCGCGCCTACGCGGAGCTGTTGCAAGGCCGCACTTCCACGCCCGTAACGGTGGCTATTATTGATGCCGGTATCGATACGGCGCACACCGATTTGAAACGCCTGCTGTGGCGCAATACCAAAGAAATTGCCGGCAATGGCCAAGACGACGACCAGAACGGCTATGTAGATGATGTGCACGGCTGGAGCTTCTTGGGTGGCCCCGATGGCCGCAACGTGGATATCGACACCTACGAGGACACGCGGGTGCTGGCCCGTTTGCAGCCCCGTTTCCAGGGGAAAACCCGCGCCACCGTGCCCGCCGCCCAGCGTGCCGACTACGACCTTTACCTGAAGGCGAAAAAGACTTACGACGAGAAAGTAAAGGAGAACACGCAGCGCCTAAAGGAAATTGGAGAGGCCTACACCGAGAACCAGCAGGGTGCCGAAGCCGTGAAGCAGGCCCTCAAGGTGAGCAGCCTTGATACGGCCACCCTGCACCACCCTCCTACCCAGGACCCCGAGCTGCTGGCCGTTACAAACGGCCTCTACCAGAACCTGAAGCAGGCAGGCTACCCCTCGTTGGAAGCCGTGCTGGCTGAAATCAAGGAAGCCCTCACCGACACCAAAAACCAGCTCGACTACAGCCTCAACCTGAAGTTTGATCCACGCGGTGTGGTGCAAGACCACCCCAACGATGTGAAGGAGCGTCGCTATGGCAACAAGGACCTCTACGGCCCCGAGCCCAGCCACGGCACGCACGTAGCCGGCATCATTGGCGCCGACCGCACGAATGCGCTGGGCATACTGGGCCTGGCCGACAACGTTCGCCTGATGGCCGTGCGTGCCGTACCCAACGGCGATGAGCGCGACAAAGATGTGGCCAACGCCATTCGGTACGCGGTGGACAACGGGGCGAGCATCATTAACATGAGCTTCGGTAAATACTACTCGCCTCAGCGGCCGGTGGTAGAAGAAGCCATCCGATACGCGGGCACCAAGGGCGTACTGCTGGTGCATTCGGCAGGCAATGAAAGCAAAAACATGGACCAGGAAACGCAATACCCGGCGCCGGTATTCCGCAACGGGCAGCGCATTCCGAATATGATTACGGTAGGCGCTTCCGCCCGCCAAAACAACGCCGACCTGGTGGCTGAGTTTTCTAACTATGGCCGCCACGCCGTAGACGTCTTCGCACCTGGCAACCAGATCTATTCCACGGTGCCGGGCAGCCTGTATGCCAACAAGAGCGGCACCAGTATGGCTGCCCCGGTAGTCACGGGTATAGCGGCCGTCCTGAAATCGTATTTCCCCACCCTCACCGCTACCCAGCTGAAAAGCATTATTCTGCAATCGGCGCAGCCTACCCATACGCAGGTACACCAGCCTGGCACCAAAAAGCTGCTGGATTTTCGGGAGCTTTCGGGGACGGGAGGCATCGTGAATTTGTACCGGGCCGTAGAGCTAGCGCAACGGCAAACGGCGCAGTAG
- a CDS encoding carbonic anhydrase, producing MPTYAKIFENNRQWIAKHAAAGPDFLTALAADQEPDYLYIGCSDSRVTAEELMGVAPGDVFVHRNIANLVNNIDLNAMSVIEYAVRHLHVKHIVVCGHYGCGGVKHAMQAQDLGLLNPWLRNIRDVYRLHHTELDAIEDTTARYDRLVELNVQEQCVNVIKTAVVQQMYLQKGYPTVHGWVFDLKTGLLKDLNLDFEHILHDIQEIYDLSKDPAWQTPAGPAAG from the coding sequence ATGCCCACCTACGCTAAAATTTTCGAGAACAACCGCCAATGGATTGCCAAGCACGCGGCAGCTGGCCCAGACTTTCTGACGGCTCTGGCGGCCGATCAGGAGCCTGACTACCTCTACATCGGGTGCAGTGACAGTCGCGTGACGGCCGAGGAGCTAATGGGCGTGGCCCCAGGCGACGTATTTGTGCACCGCAACATTGCGAACCTGGTGAATAACATCGACCTCAACGCCATGTCGGTAATTGAGTACGCCGTGCGCCACCTCCACGTAAAGCACATTGTGGTGTGCGGACACTACGGCTGCGGAGGGGTAAAGCACGCCATGCAGGCCCAGGACCTGGGCTTGCTCAACCCCTGGCTGCGCAACATCCGCGACGTGTACCGCTTGCACCACACAGAGCTGGATGCCATCGAAGACACGACGGCCCGCTACGACCGGCTGGTAGAGCTGAACGTGCAGGAACAGTGCGTAAACGTGATTAAAACGGCAGTGGTGCAGCAGATGTACCTGCAGAAGGGCTACCCCACGGTGCACGGTTGGGTATTCGACCTCAAAACAGGCTTGCTGAAAGACCTGAACCTAGACTTCGAGCACATCCTGCACGATATCCAGGAAATCTACGACCTCAGCAAAGACCCAGCCTGGCAAACCCCGGCTGGGCCAGCGGCTGGCTAA